The Styela clava chromosome 10, kaStyClav1.hap1.2, whole genome shotgun sequence genome window below encodes:
- the LOC120337468 gene encoding putative helicase MOV-10 codes for MVLTQKETHALVRDFYKFAKEKSMVGKPVDRSILKSGIYTEFKEMRVLNNLKITSLGTVLHFLKRDGYAKSEGRMTITLISSSENPTPKPDVVADAMAVEKRRRRNRKDKAKEVFKQLSNYVEHGSEETKSLEVIAVHPSFICNEKGSIQFIHSVENKESTMRIQIKNKSSNNILIYNCRVLSKHAEFDITNIFPEGKKKRRIRPGRETTIKIMCKSYLENVGALTTELLLQYCSTESPKGKMLTRVYFIRFEKSNDLVKKLMPKNPYVKPVTTVRKQYTEIVPGVRPPSLSTDKLERKLKLAEFNIPTNVKNALNEGAFVRDAQPSGYKAMRELIEASLDKSNYAEKFHLLLYLEELQNIVDIRRYDMSSVRMTKEGKMLFLEVPGLAEKRPSVLRGDRIFVAVKDANGSEIKKEYEGYVHHVERDRIALGFNQSLLSKHTNKTKYSVRFTFNRLPMKLAHRAVGMRFSDQMIFPRKCNALYSDIKIRKDELKNVKILLNPEQTMAVNNIVRGKSTSVPYIVFGPPGTGKTVTIVESIHQIIRFYEGCHVLVCAPSNSACDHLTKLLLENVRHDAIFRMHAASRAWKDVPHEIRHVSNYKDREFYFPPKRDLSNYEIIVCTLITAGRLVSAKFPDDHFTHIFVDEAGQATEPECMVALAGNLAQGGQVVLAGDPKQLGPVIMSAAAREYGLGISYLERLMETELLYQKDPETQSYNQQHITKLLNNYRSHKSIIKVPNDCFYDSELRYLATEVQSFCKWTCLPQLGFPVIFEGICGEDLRESSSPSFYNPHEISVLVDYVRKVMDFKIAARNIGVIAPYRKQVEKIKRELSDPNIKVGSVEEFQGQEREVIIISTVRSDSKHLSFDAKHNLGFLTDAKRFNVAITRAKSLLIIIGNPHILGLNFYWKTLLEYCIEKNAYRGVQFTKDKKRSIDVDEIDNLLNEMEDLELEDDFSDSD; via the coding sequence atGGTCCTGACACAGAAAGAAACTCATGCGTTGGTTAGAGATTTTTACAAATTTGCGAAAGAAAaatcaatggttgggaaaccGGTTGACAGATCGATTTTAAAGTCTGGAATTTATACTGAATTCAAAGAAATGAGAGTTTTAAACAATTTGAAGATTACAAGCCTGGGAACTGTTCTTCACTTTTTGAAACGAGATGGATACGCAAAGTCTGAAGGAAGAATGACAATTACTTTGATATCAAGCTCAGAAAATCCTACTCCAAAGCCTGATGTTGTTGCTGATGCGATGGCGGTCGAGAAACGAAGAAGACGAAATAGGAAAGACAAAGCTAAAGAAGTTTTCAAGCAACTTTCAAACTATGTTGAGCATGGTAGTGAAGAAACTAAAAGCCTCGAAGTTATAGCCGTCCATCCAAGCTTTATCTGTAATGAAAAAGGATCAATTCAGTTCATTCATTCGGTTGAAAACAAGGAATCTACGATgagaattcaaattaaaaacaagTCATCTAACAATATACTCATCTACAATTGTAGAGTCTTATCGAAACATGCCGAGTTTGATATAACTAATATATTTCCAGAGGGAAAGAAAAAAAGAAGGATAAGACCTGGTCGTGAAACTACtattaaaattatgtgtaaaagTTACTTGGAGAATGTAGGTGCATTAACAACTGAATTACTGTTACAGTATTGCTCAACGGAATCACCAAAAGGAAAAATGCTAACTCGGGTTTATTTCATACGCTTTGAAAAATCCAATGATTTAGTTAAAAAGTTGATGCCAAAAAATCCATATGTGAAGCCTGTTACTACTGTAAGAAAGCAATATACTGAGATTGTTCCAGGAGTACGTCCACCGAGTTTATCAACTGACAAATTGGAAAGAAAGCTTAAATTAGCCGAATTCAATATTCCGACAAATGTGAAAAATGCTCTGAATGAAGGTGCTTTTGTTCGAGATGCCCAACCTTCTGGTTACAAAGCCATGAGAGAATTAATTGAGGCTTCGTTGGACAAAAGCAATTACGCAGAAAAGTTTCATCTCTTGCTTTATCTTGAAGAACTTCAAAACATTGTTGACATTCGTCGCTATGATATGTCATCAGTAAGAATGACGAAAGAGGGGAAAATGCTATTTCTTGAAGTCCCAGGACTGGCTGAAAAAAGGCCTTCAGTGCTACGGGGCGATCGCATTTTCGTCGCTGTGAAAGATGCAAATGGTTCAGAAATAAAGAAAGAATACGAAGGATATGTTCACCATGTTGAACGGGATAGGATTGCCTTGGGTTTCAACCAGAGCCTCCTTTCGAAGcatacaaataaaacaaaatacagcGTTCGTTTCACCTTTAATCGTTTGCCAATGAAATTAGCTCACAGAGCTGTAGGAATGAGATTTTCTGATCAGATGATTTTTCCTCGTAAATGCAATGCTCTCTATTCTGATATTAAAATCAGAAAAGACGAACTGAAGAATgtgaaaatattgttaaatcCTGAGCAAACTATGGCTGTGAATAATATAGTTCGTGGAAAATCAACTTCAGTGCCATATATTGTGTTTGGACCACCAGGTACTGGGAAAACTGTCACTATTGTTGAATCAATTCATCAAATCATTCGTTTTTATGAAGGTTGTCATGTACTAGTTTGTGCGCCCTCCAACAGCGCATGTGATCATTTGACCAAATTACTACTAGAAAACGTTCGCCATGATGCAATATTCAGAATGCATGCAGCCTCTCGTGCTTGGAAAGATGTTCCACATGAAATACGCCATGTTTCTAATTATAAAGACCGGGAGTTCTATTTTCCACCGAAAAGAGATCTCAGTAATTATGAAATCATTGTTTGCACTTTAATCACCGCTGGTCGACTTGTATCTGCGAAGTTTCCTGATGATCATTTTACGCATATTTTTGTGGATGAGGCGGGACAAGCGACGGAGCCTGAATGCATGGTTGCATTGGCTGGAAACCTTGCTCAGGGAGGACAGGTAGTTTTAGCTGGCGATCCAAAGCAGTTAGGACCTGTTATCATGTCTGCTGCTGCTAGGGAATACGGACTCGGAATTTCGTACCTTGAACGACTCATGGAAACAGAATTACTGTATCAGAAAGATCCTGAAACTCAGTCTTATAATCAACAGCATATCACGAAACTCCTAAACAATTACAGGTCACATAAATCAATAATAAAAGTTCCTAATGATTGTTTCTACGACAGCGAATTGCGATATTTGGCAACTGAAGTACAATCTTTTTGTAAGTGGACATGTCTTCCTCAACTAGGCTTTCCTGTCATCTTTGAAGGTATTTGTGGTGAAGATTTACGTGAGAGCAGTAGTCCCTCATTTTATAATCCACATGAGATATCAGTTCTTGTCGATTATGTTCGCAAAGTCATGGATTTCAAAATAGCCGCTCGGAATATTGGGGTGATAGCACCTTATCGAAAACAAGTAGAAAAAATTAAGCGAGAATTGTCCGATCCAAACATTAAAGTCGGCAGCGTGGAAGAATTTCAAGGCCAGGAAAGAGAAGTCATTATCATCAGCACCGTTCGTAGTGATTCTAAACATCTGTCTTTCGATGCAAAACATAATCTCGGTTTTTTAACAGACGCGAAACGTTTTAATGTTGCTATAACTCGTGCAAAGTCACTGTTGATAATCATTGGCAACCCTCATATTCTCGGCCTCAATTTTTACTGGAAAACGCTTCTTGAATACTGCATAGAAAAGAACGCTTATAGGGGAGTACAGTTTACTAAAGATAAAAAAAGAAGTATCGATGTGGATGAAATTGATAATTTACTGAACGAAATGGAAGATTTGGAACTTGAAGATGATTTCTCAGATTCTGactaa